From the Synergistaceae bacterium genome, the window GCCCACAGCTCCGTCCACTTCTGCTGAATTTCGCTCTTGTGCTTCGCGAGGTAGTCTTCGTCCTCCTCCAAAACCTTGATGGTGCTGTAGTCCACCACGTAGGGATTGGCAAGCTTCAAGTGCGTATTGGCGGGACGCAGGGTTCCTGAGGCGTAAATTTTCTGACACTCCTCGGAGGTCAGCCATTCCATGAAAGCCTTTGCCTGTTCCATATGGGGGGCGTTTTTGATGATGCCCGACGCCATGGGAGAAGCCGTGGTTCCTTCTTCCATGTAGACGATCTTCAGGTTCTTCGCGCCGGACTGAAGAAGCTCGATGCAGACGCTTTCGTAAGTCAGCCCCACCACGTACTCGCCCTCGGCCACCTGACGGAACACGGCGGAGGAACTGGTGGTGGTGACGCCGTTCAGGTTCTGGATGAAGGCCTCCAGATAATCCCAGGACGCCTTGCTCTCATAGCCGCCCATGACCAAAAGCTGAGTGGCCAGATGCCGCCACGCGGAGGAGCTGGAGGTGGGGTCCGCGTGAATGATCTTT encodes:
- a CDS encoding extracellular solute-binding protein, translated to MRALHGKKVISLCILTLTAVLFVMTGRAGAADGKIGGELIIYTPTDDANIARVIPPFEAKTGVKVSIISGSSGECIARISAEKENPQGDVMWGGLTPSDYNKYPNLWAHYVSSHDGDYPEPYRNKNGVFSTFVLATNNLLVNTELAEELGVEIKGYADLLNPALKGKIIHADPTSSSSAWRHLATQLLVMGGYESKASWDYLEAFIQNLNGVTTTSSSAVFRQVAEGEYVVGLTYESVCIELLQSGAKNLKIVYMEEGTTASPMASGIIKNAPHMEQAKAFMEWLTSEECQKIYASGTLRPANTHLKLANPYVVDYSTIKVLEEDEDYLAKHKSEIQQKWTELWAKYN